In the genome of Candidatus Reidiella endopervernicosa, one region contains:
- a CDS encoding Nudix family hydrolase, whose amino-acid sequence MTVISSTAPINIVVAAIIDREERVLLALRHKHLHQGGLWEFPGGKIEAGESEQAALVRELDEELGIIPCRYRRLISVPFDYADRTVVLHVWRVDEYQGEASGREEQPIEWQPIAKLREIEFPAANRPIVSALELPPHYLITGEPADNSERFLLYLQGALDQGIRLVQLRAKRLDQKAYLELANAALEKTRSIGAKLLLNATPEMVEAVGADGVHLDSQRLLSLQSRPLDNDYYVAASCHSAEQLAHAAAIDVDFAVLSPVQKTVSHPDVKPIGWQRFAAMVNDQPMPVYALGGMSGEMVSEAYRCGAQGVAAISAFWAAN is encoded by the coding sequence GTGACTGTCATCTCCTCCACTGCCCCAATTAATATTGTTGTCGCTGCGATTATCGATCGTGAAGAGCGGGTGTTGCTTGCGTTGCGTCACAAACACCTGCACCAAGGTGGGCTGTGGGAGTTTCCTGGTGGAAAGATCGAGGCGGGAGAGAGTGAGCAGGCCGCGCTGGTTCGCGAACTTGATGAAGAGCTCGGTATCATCCCATGCCGCTACAGACGGCTGATTTCGGTTCCTTTCGATTATGCCGATCGCACAGTTGTGCTGCATGTCTGGCGGGTGGATGAGTATCAGGGCGAGGCTTCTGGTCGTGAAGAACAGCCCATCGAATGGCAACCGATTGCAAAGCTCCGTGAAATCGAGTTTCCTGCGGCTAATCGCCCGATAGTGAGTGCGCTTGAGCTGCCTCCACACTATCTGATTACCGGTGAGCCTGCAGACAACTCAGAGCGATTTCTCCTCTACCTTCAGGGGGCACTCGATCAAGGTATCCGTTTGGTGCAGCTGCGTGCTAAACGGCTTGACCAGAAGGCCTATCTGGAGCTGGCTAACGCCGCCTTAGAGAAAACACGCTCGATTGGTGCGAAGTTGTTACTGAATGCGACGCCGGAGATGGTTGAGGCGGTGGGTGCCGATGGGGTTCACCTCGATAGCCAACGCCTGCTGTCGCTGCAGAGTCGGCCACTCGATAACGATTATTACGTCGCTGCATCGTGTCACTCGGCCGAGCAGCTTGCGCACGCGGCAGCAATCGATGTTGATTTTGCCGTGCTCTCTCCGGTCCAAAAGACGGTTTCACACCCGGACGTAAAGCCAATTGGTTGGCAGCGTTTTGCGGCAATGGTCAACGATCAGCCTATGCCAGTTTACGCACTGGGTGGAATGAGTGGTGAGATGGTATCAGAGGCGTATCGGTGCGGTGCGCAGGGTGTAGCGGCCATCAGCGCCTTCTGGGCTGCTAATTAG
- the yacG gene encoding DNA gyrase inhibitor YacG — MSKPLTVSCPTCGKAVDFTPKSTWRPFCSERCRLIDLGEWFAEEHNIPGDELPPRHPDDDEPSGY, encoded by the coding sequence ATGAGTAAACCCTTGACCGTCTCCTGCCCAACTTGCGGAAAGGCCGTCGACTTCACACCAAAATCCACCTGGCGCCCCTTCTGTAGTGAGCGCTGTCGACTTATAGATCTGGGTGAGTGGTTCGCTGAGGAGCACAACATACCCGGCGATGAACTGCCTCCTCGACACCCTGATGACGACGAGCCATCTGGGTACTAA
- the zapD gene encoding cell division protein ZapD — protein MQDRVIYEQPLNERVRTFMRLEFLFRQCRHYLRGDSVWNSRAALTTLLDILNIISGKTDLKTEILKELERHTSYLADLEENPDVDRERLEDILDDLDNLIDKLHDVSGQIGQSLKGHEFLSNIRQRSTIPGGSCDFDIPAYHYWLEQPAKRRMSDLKSWLDELVIVEQSLDLIMHLIRHSTLPKKLEAESGFFQATLDSNNPCQLVRVALPRSSTLFPEISGGKHRITIRFMEQPEMEGRPVQSKQSVAFELTCCAI, from the coding sequence GGGTAATCTACGAGCAGCCACTCAATGAAAGAGTGCGCACCTTTATGCGGCTGGAGTTTCTCTTCAGGCAGTGCCGCCACTACCTGCGTGGTGACTCGGTTTGGAACAGTCGTGCCGCACTAACTACCCTGCTCGACATCCTCAACATCATCAGCGGAAAAACCGACCTTAAAACCGAGATCCTTAAGGAGCTGGAGCGTCATACCAGCTACCTTGCCGATCTCGAAGAGAATCCAGATGTAGATCGCGAGCGACTTGAGGATATTCTTGATGATCTCGACAATCTGATCGACAAACTCCACGATGTAAGCGGCCAGATTGGCCAGTCACTAAAGGGTCATGAGTTCCTGAGTAACATTCGTCAACGCAGTACGATACCTGGCGGCAGCTGCGATTTTGACATTCCCGCTTACCACTACTGGCTGGAACAGCCCGCCAAGCGTCGCATGAGCGACCTGAAATCATGGCTCGACGAGCTGGTTATCGTGGAGCAGTCACTCGACCTGATTATGCATCTCATCCGTCATAGCACACTGCCCAAGAAACTTGAGGCGGAGAGCGGCTTTTTTCAGGCAACACTCGACTCAAACAATCCTTGCCAGTTGGTCCGCGTCGCCCTGCCACGTAGCTCGACCCTCTTCCCAGAGATCAGTGGCGGCAAGCATCGCATCACCATCCGCTTTATGGAACAGCCCGAGATGGAAGGGCGTCCGGTACAGAGCAAACAGAGCGTCGCCTTTGAGCTGACATGCTGTGCGATTTAA